The genomic DNA TTGCTTCTGGAGATACAAGCCCTATTCTTGGAGATCACACCGAATTTGGAACTATCCCTAATGCAACTACTTTCGACCGTACGTTTACTATTCAAAATACAGGCACTGCTACTTTAAATCTAACTGGAGGAACTCCTTTAGTAGATATTAGTGGTAATGCAGCGTTTTCTATTTTAACACAACCTAGTGCTAATAGTATTGCCAGCAGTGGAAATTTAACTTTCGTTGTTAGATTTGCTCCTACAGTAGCTGGCACCAATTTACAAGCTACTATTTCTATTGATAATGATGATAGCAATGAAAACCCTTATACTTTTACAGTACAAGGCTCTTCATCTAATTTGGCCCCGGAAATAAACATACAAGGAAACTCAATTGATATTATTTCAGGAGATACAACACCAGCTTTTGGTGATGACACCGAATTTGGAGCCGCTATTACCTCAACGACAATTGATCATACGTTTACCATTCAAAATACGGGTACCTCTACCTTAAATTTAACAGGAGGCACTCCTATTGTAGATATTAGTGGTAATGCTGCGTTTTCTATTTTAACACAGCCTAGCGCTAATAGTATTGCTATTGGTGGAGATTTAACTTTCGTTGTTAGGTTTGCCCCTACTGTAGTTGGTTCTAATTTACAAGCTATTATTTCTATCGATAATGATGATAGTGATGAAAACCCATATACTTTTACAGTACAAGGCTCTGCGCTACTAACTAATTCACCAGGAAATGTTGGTTCTAATTTACAATTATGGTTACGAGCAGACCAAGGTATTGCTTTAACAGGAACAGATGTTGATTCCTGGACAGACCAATCTGCCAATGGATTTACCGGAGCATCTCAAGGAACAACAGATGCTGAATATGTTGCTTCTGGACTTAACTATAATCCTATTTTACGATTTTCTGGAAATTCATTTTATAATTTAGGTAATCCATCTCAACTTGATTTACAGCCAAACACAGATGAAATGACCATCATCACTGTTGTTGTTACTGGTGGAGCGACTACCGGAACTGTATTTGGTAAATCAAATAATTCAACACGTAACTATCAGGTTTGGTTTGGTACAACAGATCGTGTATTACACCATTCCTTAGGAAGACAAGGAAGTAATCAAGCCGTACGTTGGGGTACAATTTATGCCTTAAACGAACCTAAAATTACAACTGGTATTGTTTCTAATACCGGTAGTAGTTTAACCAGATTATCGCCATATGTTAATGGTGTAGCCGACCCAGCCGATAGAAATGACGGAACTTCTACTGGAAGTTCTGTTACAGATGTTTTAGTTGGAGCAAGAAGGGATGGTATAAATACCGGTTCGGGTTATCGTTACAATGGAGATATTGCAGAAATTATAATGTATGACAGAGACTTAAGCTCTACGGAGCGTCAAAAAGTAGAGTCTTATCTATCTATAAAATATGGGGTTACCCTTGGTTCTAATGATGCTTTTTGGGATTCTGCAACTAATACATCAACGCCATTTGGATATGCAGGAACCAGTAATGATTATATAGCTTCTGATGGCAGTATACTTTGGAATGGTGCTTTAAATGCTGGTTACGGATATAATGTTTTTGGGATTGCAAGAGACGACAATTCAAACTTATTACAGCAAAAGTCTAAAAGCGTTAATGTTGTACCAGAACCTATTTTAACAATGGAAGCAGAGACTGGCTCTTTAAATACCGATTTAAGTTATTTACTGGTTGGTAATAATGGTGATAATATAACACTTACCACTACAAGCCTTCCTATACGATCAACAAATATTTTAGAAAGAAGATGGATCGTTAGGGAAAGTACTAATGACCCTGGAACTGTTACCTTGGAATTTGATTTAAGTACTTCTTCCATTACTGATGCTCAAGGAGCAAATTTAGAGTTATTAATAGCAGATAATACAAGTTTCAATAATTATAAAAATATTGCAGGTACTTATAATGCCACTACAGATATTTTAACTTTTACTGGTATAAATTTTGAAAATGCAGAATATTTCACTTTGGGTACAACCGAAGACTATCAAGACGATTATCATTTAAGTTTTAATGGTACTACAAGATATATTGATCTTGGAGACAATAATGATTTAACTGGGCATTTCACAATCTCAGCATGGGTAAAAAGTAATACTAATGGTAGAACCATAGTTTCTAAAGGAAGTGCTTCCGGCTATGAGTTTAGTATTAATGGTTCAGGACATGTGGTTATGAGTTTTAATTCTGGTACTCAAACCGTAACGTCAACGAATAGTGTGCCACAAAATATTTGGCATCATGTTGCTGTGATTTATAATGGAACAACCTCAAAGATTTACATAGATGGTATAGAAGATGGTACTGCTAATATTAGTACATCGCCTGTCGCCAATTCAGAAAGTTTCCTTATTGGTGCATCTGGAAGTTCACCCAGCAACTTCTTTTCGGGTGAAATGGATGAGTTAAGGGTTTGGAATCATGCTTTAACCGTAGATCAGCTTAGATTTATTATGAATCAGGAAATTGAAGTTTCTGGAGGCAATGTATATGGTAAAATAATTCCTCAAACAGCAACCAAACATGAAATAAGCAGCATTCCTTCTGCTGATTTATTAGCATATTACCCCTTCTCTCACATAAGAGGTAATTGCACATTAAATGAATCTTCAAACACGACACAAAATGGAAGACTTTTCAATCTACCCACTAGTGCTATTGAAAATCAAACAAGCCCCTTGCCGTTTGTTTCAAATGCCAGTACTGGTTGGGATATATCTACTACCTGGTTAAATAATGGCGTGCAGTACACACCTAACACAACAATTAATGGGACGCAAGTAGATTGGAATATTGTTGAAATTAATCATAATATTTCTGTTGACAGAGATTTGAATGTTTTAGCATTAATTTCTAATGTTAATGAACTTACCATAAATGGTGATACCGCTACAAATACTGGACATGGACTAACTATAACACATTATCTAAAACTTGACGGTTCTATAGATTTAGAAGGAGAGTCTCAACTCATCCAAACCACAGGTAGTGATTTTGATGCTACAAGTACAGGTACTTTAGAAAGAGATCAACAAGGTACCTCAAACACCTACATATATAACTATTGGTCTTCTCCTGTTTCCCCATCAAGTAATGGAAGTTATACACTGGCTAATGTTTTTAATAATATTAGTTTCTTGGGCTCTGGATATAATGGTACTGCTACACCCTCAGTTGCTCTCGCAGATTATTGGATATGGAAATATGCCAATAGAGCAAGCGATACCTATTCAGAGTGGCAACATGTTAGAAGCACAGGAACTTTATTGCCAGGAGAAGGATTCACTATGAAAGGACCTGGTACAGCAACTCCTAATCAAAACTACGAGCTACTAGGACAACCAAATAACGGAGATATTACTTTAACATTAAGTGATGATAATGAATATCTGGTTGGAAACCCTTATCCTTCAGCTATTGATGCCAATGCATTTATTTTAGATCATATTAGTGTGACTGAAGGTGGTAATTACTCAGACCCAACCGAAAACATAATTAATGGCGCCTTATATTTTTGGGATCATTTCAGCAATAATACGCATAACTTAAAAGGATATCAAGGTGGTTATGCGACTTATACCCTCATGGGGGGCGCAGTTGCTATTTCAAATGATACCAGAATTAATGCTACAGGAGCAGTTGGAACAAAATTACCTGAAAGATATATTCCTGTTGGTCAAGGGTTTTTCGTGTCCGCTATATTAGATACTGATTTAACTGGAGATTCAAACGATCCGGGAATTACTTTGCCTGTTAATGGTGGCACTATTACATTTAGTAATAGCCACCGTGTATTCCAAAGAGAAACGGTTTCTGGAACTAATACAGGATCATTATTCCTTAAAAATAACTCTAAAGGAAAATCAACTACAAACGTAACTAATAGTCAAATAGATACCAGACAAAGAATTAGGTTGATGTTAGATTCACCTGGTGGTTATCATCGCCAATTACTTGTTGGTGTTGATGAAAACGCATCAAAAGGATTTGACATTGGTTATGATGCATTATTAATCGAAACCAATAGCGAGGATATGTATTGGAATATCAATAGCTCAAAATTAATCATTCAGGCGGTAGATAACTTTAACAAAGAACAAACGCTTCCTTTGGGTGTGAAAATTCATAAAGAAGGCATAGCTACTATAAAAATTGATGGTTTAAATAATATTGGTAGTAACCAAAATATATATTTACATGATATTGATTTAAACATATACCATGATTTAAAGCAGAGTAACTATGACGTGTTGCTAGTTCCTGGCGAATACCAAGATCGTTTTGAAATTGCATTTTCAAATCAACAACAATTTTTAGGTTCAGAAGATGTTGAAAAAACAAATCTGCAAGTTTATTTTTCTAATGAAAAGGAACGTATTATTATACATAACCCATCATTAAAAAACATAGAATCTGTAGAAATGTTTAATTTACTAGGACAACCTTTATTAAAGTTTGAGCCAAAAACTAACAATAACTATTTAGAATATAATGCAAACCAAATTAAAATTGGTAGTTATGTATTAACGATAGAAACTGAAGATGGAAAAACTTCTAAAAAAGTATTAATTAAATAGCTGGATAATAACACAAGTTCAAATCTTATTTCCAAAAACAAAGAGAGGCTTAAAGCCTCTCTTTTAATTTAATGAAATATTTAGATCCCTGTCTTTACAGAAATGCTAATTTTAATTATAGTAAACTGAAAGTTTTTATCTTTTTATAACTTTCTGAGTTATTAGCTTATTATTCACTTCCACTTGTAATAGATATACCCCCTTATCTAAATGTTCTAATGAAATACTAAATGTTTTTTCTTTATAATTTTTAGTCAAAATTGTTTTACCAAGCATATCGAATAACATGACTTTCACATCATTTGTAAATTCTGTAATATCAACTTGTAACTGATTCTCAAATGGATTTGGGTATATCGAAGCAACATTGGTATCCACCCCCTGTGCATTTAAAGTCCCAGAACAGGCAGAATCTGATATCTGAGTTGGTGTTAAAACGACATCGTTGTACACCACAAAAGCATCCATCTTTCCAGTAAAAAAAGCGTCTGATGCATTTTGAAAACTATCATTTCCACTCAATTTACCACCAATGCCTCCAAAACTATAATGACTGGTTATTGATGCTGGAGCACTACTACTGGTAGCCACCTCTACACCATCAATATATAATTTTTGAAGTGTACTAGTTTCACTATATATAAATGCAATATGATGCCAATCCCCATCATTAGGAAATGCCGCGCTTATTTGATCGGCTACACTAGAAGTTTCTCTTACTATGGCTTCTAAATTAGAATTATTAAGTCTTATGGCTATACCCCTGTTTTGGCCGCCTTCATCAAAAATATCCTGAATACCTGTTAAAGAAGATGGCTTAATCCATGCCATAACACTTCTGGAATTCGTTATTAAATTTAAAAAACTATCTGGCGATGTGGAATTTGTAGCATACTGAATTGCCTCTGTTCCATTGAATATCACTGATCGATCACCCTCTTTAAAATCTATATCGTCGTAAGTGATAGCTGCAGATGGCGATAAAGTAGGGTTATGATTATTTCCTGAAGCATCATTAGCATTACTTGCAAGATCAAAATCCCAAAAGGCTTCGTATCCACTTGAAGGTTGACAACCAGCTGTAGAATTAGTAATTATCAAACATGCAGCATCATTAATTTGTGAAGCAGATAATGCTGTATTATAAACTGAAAAGGCATCCATTTTTCCTGTAAAGTAGTTATCTGCAGAAACAGCAAAGCTATCCCAGCTACCAATCACACCTCCAATACCCCCTCCAGTTGTATTGTGAGAACCAATAGAACTTGGTGCTAAATTACTAGTAGCGACTTCAAGGCCGTCTATATATAATTTATGGCTTGTATTCCCTCCATCATAAACTAATGCTACATGATGCCAATCTCCATCATTTGGAAACCCTGCACTTAAAGCATCTGTAGTTACAGTAGATTCTCTTATAATAGATTCCAGATTGGAACCGTCTAGTCGCATGGCTATGCCGACAGTATTTCCCCCTTCATCAAATATTTCCTGAATCCCTGATAATCCAGTTGGTTTAATCCATGCTGAAACCGTACGAGCTGTGGTTACTTGAGAAATAAACGTCGCACTACTATAGGTTACATCTACCGACCCATCGAATACTACTGACTGATCTCCCTCTTTAAAATCTACTGAGTCATAAGTCAATGTCCCATTCACGGGATTGGGGTCATGTCCATTCCCTGATGCATCGTTGGCATCGCTCACAGAATCGAAATCCCAATAAGCTTCATAACCACTAACAGCCTGACACCCATCTGTTGAATTCGGTCCGCTTCCTGTAGTACTTATTATATAAGGTAAAGAAACCGTTTGTCCATTACTTCTGTAAGTCGGTAAAGGAGCCGATATGTTTATTAAATGATTACGTAAATCGGTACTCATATCATTCCCTATAGCTAAAGTCGCTAAACCTGGACTGCCTGCTAACAGATTAGTCGCTTCACTGATATCATTTATTAAATGATATAACTCATAAGATTCCGTTTCATAGTTATAAATTAATTTATAATCTCCTTTTCTAATAACAGAAACGGGTCTTGCATCACGATTGGAATCAATCAGATATCCAGGATAATGCCAGTATAAGGCATCTCTACTTAAAGCTGTTCCATTAGTTAATAATTGCCAATGACTAACGCCATCAATATCATAACTAACAGGTAACGTTCCTCCGGCTGCCTCAACAAATGTTGGGTAGATATCAAATCCAACTATAGGCGTTGAATTAATAGTTCCTTTGTTTACTAACCATGAAGCTTCAGACCACACAATACTAACAGACCTAATACCACCTTCGTACCATTCTCCTTTCATACCTCGCAAAGGTCCTGCATCGTCACTATGAACTGCACCACCGTTATCTGAGATAAAATACACTAACGTGTTCTCCGATAGCATATTCCCAGGGTTTCTAGGGTCTGCCGTTGTTTTTAAATAATCGATTAACCTCCCTATGGTTTGGTCCATGCCTTCAGCAAGTGCAGCCTGTCCTGGTTTTCTATCATGCCCCATGGAACTGGGGCTACTAATGGCTTTAGCTTCATATTTTGTTCTTAAATCCGGTCGTGCATCACTTGGATTAAATGGACCATGAATAGCATAGTTGCTAAAATGCATAAAAAAAGGACTATTAATATTGGTATCAATAAAATCCATAGCAGCATCTGCCATAGCATCGGTTACATGTTTTGCTGTTCCTGTTAAAGAATTATCTCCAGCCAGCATTAAAGATTCGGCAGTAGTGTAAGGGTCTGCATAAGGATCTAATTCCGGACCAATACTACTTCCAAACGTATATGGAGCGCCACTATTAGAAGCAAAATAATTTCCTGGATTTCCTTTAGTCCCACCACCATAATTAACATCAAACCCTTGATCTGTAGCGGCATTATCCGAAACGTTTGTTGCTTCATTTTCTCCTACATGATATTTCCCTAAATGTACCGTCGCATAGCCAGCTGCCTTCATGGTTTCTGCCAAGGTAATTGCTTCTTTAGGCAATTCGTCGACACCACTAGGCAATCCATTATCTGGTCCAATTAAAAGGGTTGAATTACCTCCCCTATTTAAGTTATCTACTGCAAAAATATTATTAGTTGGTCGTGAGGCGTATTGCCCACTTAAAAGTGCCGCTCTGGTTGGCGCACAATTTGAACCATTAACATAACCATATGGAAAGGCGATACCTTCACTTGCTAATGTTGCTAGATTTGGAGTTTCATAAAAGTCACTAGGGTTATTAAGGTTTGTCAAACCTGTACTAACTTGAGACCACCCCATATCGTCGGCAATAATAACAATAAAGTTAGGAGACTGGGCATAAACTTTTTTAACTACAATAAAAAATAATAGCAATAAATAAGTACTTATTGATTTCATAGATTTGGAGTTAGAAATTTTAGTCTTGATAAAAATATCGCATTTTAACGTAAATAAAAATCATTTTGTCGATTTTTTTACTAAAATTCAACTTTTTAAAGAAAGAAATAGATTAAAAAAATAAAAAAGAGAAGGAATAAACCTTCTCTTTAAGTAATAAAAAACAATAGTTTTTATTTATTTTAATGCTTTACAATTCGCCTACGAACTATATCTCCGTCAACATTTATATTTATTAAATATTGACCACTTTCTAATTTATTAGCTGGGATTTTAATCAATCTTTCTTTGAAATAGTTCTTTTCAATAATCAATTGGCCAAGTATATTAAATACCTGAACATTAGATTGGTTATAATCAGCTTGAATTTTAATCGTCAGTTGTTCTCTAAACGGGTTAGGGTAAAGTTTAACTTCAATTTCAGATAAATCGAACGCTACATCCTCTTCTATATTTACAACTTCAAGTTCTTCTTTTTTGACATTAATTTTTGAAGTCCCGCCAGAACTACAGCCATTAATAACAATATCATCAATATAGACCCAATCTGAGTTCCCGGACGCATCTGCTCTAAATCTTAATTGTGTCGTCGCAGTAAACGGACCAGCAATGATTACCTGATCTGTATAAAACTGATTGTTTACAAATTCGTCATCTCTGTTCCACTCTTCAACGGTTATAAAACTTCCTCCTCCGTTTGTAGATATTTGTAACCAAAAATCTTCGTTACTATTATCCATACTTCTACAATAATAACCAAAGTCAACTGTTATTTCATCATATGCTGTTAAATCCAAATTATCTGTAGTTCCCACAGAAGTAGAAGTATTATCTCGTAATCGCATACTATAAGTTCCTGTTGTGGCATAAGCAGCGTTTGAATCTCTAAAAGAATCTGAGCCGCCATCATTCCATATCCCCCAACCAGATTCAAACCCTTCAGAGTTTATCACAGAATATGTACAACCTCCTATAGGGTTTACAGTTACTACAACATCGTCATTTGAACTACATCCATTTTGTGTAACCGTTACGGTATAAGTGGTAGTTGCTGTTGGACTTACATTAATGTTCGCTGTAGTCTCTCCGGTACTCCATAAATATGTACCACCTCCAGTAGCCGTTAATGTGGTTGAATTACCTTCATCGATAGTAACATCTGCTCCTGCATCTGCAGTTGGTGATGGAGTTACCGTTACAATGACATCATCATTATCAGACGTAATGCCATCAGAAACAGTTACTGTATACGTTGTTGTTACTATTGGACTTACATTAATACTTGCTGTAGTTTCTCCAGTACTCCATAAATAAGTAGTACCTCCAGATGCCGTTAATGTAGTTGAATCGCCTTCACAAATTGTGACGTCCGGTCCGGCATCTGCCACTACTGCTGGCGGTGGCACTACACAAGCAGAATTGTTAATTTCTGTTGCATTTAAAACGGTATTATAAACTGCAAAAGCATCCATTTTTCCAGTAAAGAAAGCATCTGCTGAATTTTTAAAACTATCACTACCACTAATCTTTCCACCTATACCCCCTTTACCTGTATGTACCCCAATAGAAGTAGCTGCTGTACCAGAAGCGACTTCTACACCGTCTATATAAAGCTTTTGATTAGAGTTTATACCATCATAAATTAAAGCCACATGATGCCAGTCACCATCATTTGGAAATACTGAGCTTATTTCAACAGAAGTCGTTCCACTATCTCTAACTACAGCTTCTAAATTATTGCCATTTAATCTCATCGCTATGCCTATAGTACCTCCTCCTTCATCAAATATGTTTTGCAATCCAGATAAATTTGTTGGTTTTACCCATGTCATCATCGTTCTTGCATTAAGACTGCTTTCCATAAAACCTCCCGGTGACCCAGGTGAGTATTGAATACTTGAACTACCATTAAATACGGCAGATTGATCGCCTTCTTTAAAATCTGACGTATCCGTTGCAATAGAACCAACTGTAGCAATGGGATTATGTAAATTACCCGAGGCATCTTCACCTATGCTTAAATTTGCCAAATCAAAATCCCAAAAAGCTTCATAACCACTAGTAGGCTGACATCCCGCTGTTGAATTTGTTAACGCTACACATGCCGCATCATTTATTTGGGTGTCACTCAATACAGCATCATACACCGCAAAGGCATCCATTTTACCTATAAAATAACTATCGGCTGCATTTGAAAAGCTATCCCAACTACCTATAACACCACCTATTCCTCCTCCTGTAGCGTTATGAGAACCAATAGAAGCAGGCGCAGTATTACTAGACACTGCTTCTACACCATCAATAAATAATTTATGACTGGTATTAGCGCCATCATAAACAAGTGCCAGATGGTGCCAGTCGCCATCATTCGGAAATGGTGTTGATAAGCTATCTGCGACTGTTAATGAGCTTCTAACGACCGATTCCAGATTAGAACCATTTAACCGCATGGCGATTCCAACAGTATTTCCTCCTTCATCAAAAATTTCCTGAATACCACTTAAAGTTGTCGGTTTTACCCAAGCAGAAACTGTTCTGGCTGATGTAGCTAAAGACATAAATGTAGCAGAGCTATAATTAATGTCTACAGTGCCGTCAAACACAACCGATTGGTCTCCCTCTTTAAAATCTACAGCATCATACGTTAATGTACCATTTATTGGATTCGGATCGTTACCATTTCCAGAAGCATCATTGGCATCACTGGCAATATCAAAATCCCAGTAAGCATCATATCCGCTTATTGCCTGACAGCCATCAGTAGAATTTTGTCCGCCACCTGTATTAATTATATATGGCAATGGCACCGTTTGTCCGTTACTTCTATATGTTGGTAATGGTGCAGATATGTTTATAAGGTGATTTTGCAAATCTGTACTCATATCATTAGCTATTGTTAAAGTAGCCTGATCTGGAGTACCAGAAAGTAAATTTGTTGCCTCACTAATATCGTTTACTAAATCGTATAACTCATACGAGGCCGTTTCATAATTATGAATTAATTTATAATCCCCTTTTCTTATTACAGAAACAGGTCTTTGATCTCTTTTGGAATCAATTAAATAGCCAGGAAAATGCCAATATAATGATTCTCTGGTCATGGCTGTTCCATTAGTTAACATTTGCCATTGACTTTCACCATCTATATCATATCCACCACCAGGCAATGATGCTCCCGCCATTTCTGCAAGTGTTGGGTAAAGGTCAAAAGCCATAACCGGAGTTGTATTAATAGTTCCTTTATTAGCCAACCAAGACGCTTCAGACCAAGCGATGGTAACCGATCTGATACCACCTTCATATAGTTCCCCTTTCATTGCTCTTAAAGGACCATTGTCATCTGTTCCGATAGCCCCACCATTATCTGATATAAAATAAACCAAGGTGTTTGCAGACAACATATTCCCAGGGTTTCTGGGATCTGCGGTAGTTTTTAGATAATCTATTAACCTTCCTATGGTTTGATCCATACCTTCGGCAATAGCTGCCTGACCGATATTATTATGCCCCATTTGGCTTGGGGTTTTGGCTTGATACTTTGTTACTAAATCCGGGCGTGCATTCCCCGTATCAAAAGGCCCATGTATTGCAAAGTTGCTAAAATGCATGAAAAACGGCGTACTTTTATTTAATTCCATCCAATCTATAGCTGCATCGGCCATAGCATCTGTAACATGCTTGGGGGTTCCTTCTAGAGTCGTATCTCCATTTACAGATAATGCAATAGATTCTGCTGCAGTATATGGAGATGCATAAACATCAAGTTCTGGCCCTATATTACTATGAAAAATGTATGGAGCACTAC from Flavivirga abyssicola includes the following:
- a CDS encoding choice-of-anchor D domain-containing protein translates to MKNLDFSKIKYVTCLFLLLSTTLSHSQHCSSNGNNTSDEYIGRVQLNTIDNTSGIGTTSTGYSDFTGTTTSLNTSTNYTITITPTWTSITWSEGYSVWIDYNQNDDFTDPGEQVWSQAASTASPVSGSFTIPATATTGNTKMRVSMKWNGTPTSCESFGFGEVEDYTVNIVAPSAPEINLIGNATTIVNGDATPTVGDHTEFGSIANSTTLDRTFTIQNTGTSTLNLTGGTPIVDISGNAAFSILTPPSANTIASGGDLTFVVRFAPATDVTNAQATISIDNDDTTGSENPYTFVVQGSSFTPVPEINIQGNATNIASGDTSPILGDHTEFGSIANTTTFDRTFTIENTGTATLNLTGGTPIVDISGNAAFSILTQPSANSIANGGSDLTFVVRFAPTTDVTNAQATISIDNNDTTGGENPYTFVVQGSSFTPAPEINIQGNATDIASGDTSPILGDHTEFGTIPNATTFDRTFTIQNTGTATLNLTGGTPLVDISGNAAFSILTQPSANSIASSGNLTFVVRFAPTVAGTNLQATISIDNDDSNENPYTFTVQGSSSNLAPEINIQGNSIDIISGDTTPAFGDDTEFGAAITSTTIDHTFTIQNTGTSTLNLTGGTPIVDISGNAAFSILTQPSANSIAIGGDLTFVVRFAPTVVGSNLQAIISIDNDDSDENPYTFTVQGSALLTNSPGNVGSNLQLWLRADQGIALTGTDVDSWTDQSANGFTGASQGTTDAEYVASGLNYNPILRFSGNSFYNLGNPSQLDLQPNTDEMTIITVVVTGGATTGTVFGKSNNSTRNYQVWFGTTDRVLHHSLGRQGSNQAVRWGTIYALNEPKITTGIVSNTGSSLTRLSPYVNGVADPADRNDGTSTGSSVTDVLVGARRDGINTGSGYRYNGDIAEIIMYDRDLSSTERQKVESYLSIKYGVTLGSNDAFWDSATNTSTPFGYAGTSNDYIASDGSILWNGALNAGYGYNVFGIARDDNSNLLQQKSKSVNVVPEPILTMEAETGSLNTDLSYLLVGNNGDNITLTTTSLPIRSTNILERRWIVRESTNDPGTVTLEFDLSTSSITDAQGANLELLIADNTSFNNYKNIAGTYNATTDILTFTGINFENAEYFTLGTTEDYQDDYHLSFNGTTRYIDLGDNNDLTGHFTISAWVKSNTNGRTIVSKGSASGYEFSINGSGHVVMSFNSGTQTVTSTNSVPQNIWHHVAVIYNGTTSKIYIDGIEDGTANISTSPVANSESFLIGASGSSPSNFFSGEMDELRVWNHALTVDQLRFIMNQEIEVSGGNVYGKIIPQTATKHEISSIPSADLLAYYPFSHIRGNCTLNESSNTTQNGRLFNLPTSAIENQTSPLPFVSNASTGWDISTTWLNNGVQYTPNTTINGTQVDWNIVEINHNISVDRDLNVLALISNVNELTINGDTATNTGHGLTITHYLKLDGSIDLEGESQLIQTTGSDFDATSTGTLERDQQGTSNTYIYNYWSSPVSPSSNGSYTLANVFNNISFLGSGYNGTATPSVALADYWIWKYANRASDTYSEWQHVRSTGTLLPGEGFTMKGPGTATPNQNYELLGQPNNGDITLTLSDDNEYLVGNPYPSAIDANAFILDHISVTEGGNYSDPTENIINGALYFWDHFSNNTHNLKGYQGGYATYTLMGGAVAISNDTRINATGAVGTKLPERYIPVGQGFFVSAILDTDLTGDSNDPGITLPVNGGTITFSNSHRVFQRETVSGTNTGSLFLKNNSKGKSTTNVTNSQIDTRQRIRLMLDSPGGYHRQLLVGVDENASKGFDIGYDALLIETNSEDMYWNINSSKLIIQAVDNFNKEQTLPLGVKIHKEGIATIKIDGLNNIGSNQNIYLHDIDLNIYHDLKQSNYDVLLVPGEYQDRFEIAFSNQQQFLGSEDVEKTNLQVYFSNEKERIIIHNPSLKNIESVEMFNLLGQPLLKFEPKTNNNYLEYNANQIKIGSYVLTIETEDGKTSKKVLIK
- a CDS encoding LamG-like jellyroll fold domain-containing protein gives rise to the protein MKSISTYLLLLFFIVVKKVYAQSPNFIVIIADDMGWSQVSTGLTNLNNPSDFYETPNLATLASEGIAFPYGYVNGSNCAPTRAALLSGQYASRPTNNIFAVDNLNRGGNSTLLIGPDNGLPSGVDELPKEAITLAETMKAAGYATVHLGKYHVGENEATNVSDNAATDQGFDVNYGGGTKGNPGNYFASNSGAPYTFGSSIGPELDPYADPYTTAESLMLAGDNSLTGTAKHVTDAMADAAMDFIDTNINSPFFMHFSNYAIHGPFNPSDARPDLRTKYEAKAISSPSSMGHDRKPGQAALAEGMDQTIGRLIDYLKTTADPRNPGNMLSENTLVYFISDNGGAVHSDDAGPLRGMKGEWYEGGIRSVSIVWSEASWLVNKGTINSTPIVGFDIYPTFVEAAGGTLPVSYDIDGVSHWQLLTNGTALSRDALYWHYPGYLIDSNRDARPVSVIRKGDYKLIYNYETESYELYHLINDISEATNLLAGSPGLATLAIGNDMSTDLRNHLINISAPLPTYRSNGQTVSLPYIISTTGSGPNSTDGCQAVSGYEAYWDFDSVSDANDASGNGHDPNPVNGTLTYDSVDFKEGDQSVVFDGSVDVTYSSATFISQVTTARTVSAWIKPTGLSGIQEIFDEGGNTVGIAMRLDGSNLESIIRESTVTTDALSAGFPNDGDWHHVALVYDGGNTSHKLYIDGLEVATSNLAPSSIGSHNTTGGGIGGVIGSWDSFAVSADNYFTGKMDAFSVYNTALSASQINDAACLIITNSTAGCQPSSGYEAFWDFDLASNANDASGNNHNPTLSPSAAITYDDIDFKEGDRSVIFNGTEAIQYATNSTSPDSFLNLITNSRSVMAWIKPSSLTGIQDIFDEGGQNRGIAIRLNNSNLEAIVRETSSVADQISAAFPNDGDWHHIAFIYSETSTLQKLYIDGVEVATSSSAPASITSHYSFGGIGGKLSGNDSFQNASDAFFTGKMDAFVVYNDVVLTPTQISDSACSGTLNAQGVDTNVASIYPNPFENQLQVDITEFTNDVKVMLFDMLGKTILTKNYKEKTFSISLEHLDKGVYLLQVEVNNKLITQKVIKR